The following are encoded together in the Planococcus antarcticus DSM 14505 genome:
- a CDS encoding VOC family protein, with protein sequence MIKGLYEAHLPVSNLSYSVEFYKVLGLEFDHQIEDDLAFLWIEKDKSWLGLWKTEKVEVEYHPSIRHLTFEVSVEGLKNTVKSLKDRGYELRKAFGFEPTEPFVMPYSDYAHAKIHFSDPDGNSLEFICKLENPNKNKFPSRFLLMDTERRKF encoded by the coding sequence TTGATTAAAGGTCTTTATGAAGCACACTTGCCAGTGAGTAATTTAAGTTATTCAGTTGAATTTTACAAAGTATTAGGGTTGGAGTTCGATCATCAAATTGAAGATGATTTAGCTTTTCTTTGGATTGAAAAAGACAAAAGTTGGTTGGGTCTATGGAAAACTGAGAAAGTTGAAGTGGAATATCATCCGTCCATAAGACACCTTACCTTCGAAGTTTCAGTTGAGGGATTGAAAAATACTGTAAAATCGTTGAAAGACCGTGGATATGAACTGAGAAAAGCCTTTGGTTTTGAACCGACAGAGCCTTTTGTTATGCCGTATAGTGATTATGCACATGCTAAAATTCATTTTAGTGACCCAGATGGCAATAGTTTAGAGTTTATCTGCAAATTAGAAAATCCTAATAAAAATAAATTTCCCTCGAGATTTTTGCTTATGGACACCGAGCGAAGGAAGTTCTAA
- a CDS encoding endonuclease — protein MDKRLWNKSAKVLLSVGVAASLWAPSSQMTVQAAAPASDLFISEYIEGSNLNKAIEIYNGTGASIELSPYSLALYANGNTSAQSEMALSGNVASGDTVVLYHGGADSVIQGKGNLQDTSVINFNGDDALILEKDGVPIDSIGQVGARIENMKDVTLVRNPDIQVGGSVVDDAFDPSTDWIAYPVDTFEHLGSHTMDGFGETPAPAPAPSAYYETANGLQGTALKAELHEIIDDHFQLSYSQVWDALNITDEDPNNLNNVLLLYSGQSRSKSLNGGNVGDWNREHTWAKSHGSFGTAMGAGTDIHHLRPTDVQVNGLRGNLDFDYGGTAVSGCDGCLRTTTSWEPPDDVKGDVARMLFYMVVRYESGDAVDLELNDQVNNGSTPYHGKISVLLEWHAQDPVSAWEQQRNEKIEDIQGNRNPFIDHPEWAKSIW, from the coding sequence ATGGACAAAAGATTATGGAACAAATCAGCAAAGGTGCTATTATCAGTGGGGGTCGCTGCGAGCCTGTGGGCGCCGAGTTCACAGATGACGGTTCAAGCAGCTGCACCAGCAAGCGACCTTTTTATTTCGGAATATATTGAGGGCAGCAACCTGAACAAAGCCATCGAAATTTACAATGGCACAGGCGCTTCAATCGAGTTGAGTCCTTATTCACTAGCGTTGTATGCAAATGGCAACACATCTGCGCAAAGTGAGATGGCGCTTTCCGGTAATGTTGCTAGCGGTGATACAGTAGTCCTTTATCATGGCGGCGCAGATTCGGTGATTCAAGGCAAAGGAAATCTGCAAGACACCAGTGTGATCAATTTTAACGGCGATGATGCATTGATACTGGAAAAAGATGGAGTACCAATCGATTCGATTGGCCAAGTGGGAGCGCGCATTGAAAATATGAAAGATGTCACGTTGGTCCGCAATCCGGATATACAAGTTGGCGGCAGCGTAGTGGATGACGCATTCGACCCTTCGACTGATTGGATTGCGTATCCTGTTGATACATTTGAGCACCTTGGGAGTCACACGATGGATGGATTTGGTGAAACGCCAGCTCCTGCTCCAGCCCCATCTGCTTATTATGAAACAGCAAATGGTTTACAGGGGACAGCATTGAAAGCGGAACTCCATGAAATCATCGATGATCACTTTCAACTCAGTTATTCACAAGTATGGGACGCATTGAACATAACGGACGAAGACCCGAACAATTTGAACAACGTCCTCTTACTGTATAGCGGACAGTCGCGTTCGAAATCTTTGAACGGCGGCAATGTCGGCGACTGGAATCGCGAACACACATGGGCGAAGTCTCATGGCAGCTTTGGAACAGCAATGGGAGCGGGGACGGATATCCATCATTTGCGCCCGACCGATGTACAAGTGAACGGGCTGCGTGGCAACCTGGACTTTGATTACGGCGGCACTGCAGTGAGTGGCTGCGATGGTTGCTTGCGCACAACTACTTCCTGGGAACCACCGGATGATGTAAAAGGCGACGTCGCCCGTATGCTGTTTTACATGGTAGTCCGCTACGAGTCGGGTGACGCGGTGGACTTGGAACTGAATGACCAGGTGAATAATGGTTCAACGCCTTACCACGGCAAAATTTCCGTTTTGCTGGAGTGGCATGCACAAGATCCTGTCAGCGCTTGGGAACAGCAGCGCAACGAAAAAATCGAAGACATCCAAGGCAACCGCAACCCGTTCATCGACCATCCAGAATGGGCCAAATCGATTTGGTAA
- a CDS encoding metal ABC transporter solute-binding protein, Zn/Mn family has product MARPWAKRRACAGAIVFALPKATESDLLFYIGLGLEGFIDSAKNTLSEENVELVATADAISDEELESGQSHGEESLENHEHEHHDEENHDNHAEEESHDDDSHKEEGHDEHDHGSVDPHLWISPVLSQKLAESIKNSLVEADAEGAELYEANFDELVSEWVQLDQSFAELSDQVENKTFFVSHAAFGYLADTYEFEQVAVAGLNSEDEPSQKELTEIVDLAKEKEIDYIVFEQNVSSDLTEIIQKEVGAEAIEMHNLSVLTQEDLDNGETYFTLMEKNRDVLETILK; this is encoded by the coding sequence GTGGCGCGTCCGTGGGCTAAGCGACGAGCTTGCGCAGGAGCAATCGTCTTTGCTCTACCCAAAGCGACCGAATCCGATCTGCTCTTTTATATCGGCCTTGGCCTCGAAGGGTTTATTGACAGCGCTAAAAATACACTTAGCGAAGAAAATGTGGAACTTGTCGCCACTGCTGATGCCATTTCCGATGAAGAATTAGAATCTGGTCAATCACATGGAGAAGAAAGTCTTGAGAATCACGAACATGAACACCATGACGAAGAAAATCACGATAATCATGCTGAAGAGGAAAGCCATGACGATGATTCTCATAAAGAAGAAGGTCATGATGAGCATGATCATGGGTCTGTAGATCCACATCTTTGGATTTCTCCAGTGTTGAGTCAGAAGCTTGCTGAATCAATTAAAAACTCACTAGTAGAGGCAGATGCAGAAGGCGCTGAACTATACGAAGCAAATTTTGATGAGCTTGTCAGTGAATGGGTACAACTGGATCAGTCTTTCGCTGAATTATCAGACCAGGTTGAAAACAAGACATTCTTCGTTTCACATGCTGCATTTGGATACCTTGCGGACACATACGAGTTTGAACAAGTGGCGGTTGCCGGGTTGAACAGCGAGGATGAACCCTCTCAAAAAGAATTGACGGAGATTGTTGATCTTGCAAAAGAGAAAGAAATTGACTATATCGTTTTTGAACAGAATGTATCATCCGATTTAACAGAAATCATCCAAAAAGAAGTCGGTGCGGAGGCGATTGAGATGCATAATTTAAGCGTCTTGACTCAAGAAGATCTGGATAACGGGGAGACCTATTTCACGTTGATGGAAAAGAATCGTGACGTGTTGGAAACCATTCTGAAGTAA
- a CDS encoding ABC transporter ATP-binding protein yields MTKLTAERLGVAYGDLDIVSGLNLDIPEGKVTTIIGPNGCGKSTILKTISRLLDAKTGAVYLDGKAIHKTSTKEIAKKMAILPQTPEAPSGLNVIELVSYGRFPHQNGFGRLSKKDKEIVQTAMEVTGLVPFAKRPIDELSGGQRQRVWIAMALAQETDLLLLDEPTTYLDMAHQLEVLKLLQQLNEKEGRTIVMVIHDLNHAARFADYMIALKNGNIVKEGTPSEVMTSEVLRDAFNIDAEIVMSPRNGRPICLTYDLIGENETVSKEQSVGAL; encoded by the coding sequence ATGACGAAATTAACTGCAGAACGGCTTGGAGTAGCGTATGGGGATCTGGATATAGTGAGTGGACTGAACCTTGATATACCTGAGGGGAAAGTAACGACAATCATTGGCCCAAACGGATGTGGAAAATCCACTATATTAAAAACCATATCACGGCTGTTGGATGCTAAGACCGGTGCTGTTTACTTGGATGGGAAAGCCATTCATAAAACATCCACCAAAGAAATTGCAAAGAAGATGGCAATACTTCCTCAAACGCCTGAAGCCCCAAGTGGATTGAATGTGATTGAACTGGTTTCTTATGGGCGATTTCCTCATCAAAACGGTTTCGGTCGGCTAAGCAAGAAAGATAAGGAGATCGTTCAAACGGCAATGGAGGTGACTGGATTGGTGCCCTTTGCGAAGCGTCCAATTGACGAATTATCAGGTGGACAACGACAACGCGTTTGGATCGCGATGGCACTTGCTCAGGAAACAGACTTATTGCTACTGGATGAACCCACAACCTATCTTGATATGGCCCATCAACTGGAGGTCTTGAAATTATTACAACAACTGAACGAAAAGGAGGGGCGGACGATTGTCATGGTCATCCACGACTTGAACCACGCTGCCCGCTTCGCAGATTACATGATTGCGCTAAAAAATGGGAACATTGTAAAAGAAGGCACTCCTTCAGAAGTCATGACTTCTGAAGTGCTTCGAGATGCATTCAATATTGATGCTGAAATTGTAATGAGTCCTCGAAACGGAAGGCCAATTTGTTTGACCTATGATCTTATCGGGGAGAATGAAACTGTGTCAAAAGAGCAGTCGGTTGGGGCGTTATAG